Part of the Verrucomicrobiota bacterium genome is shown below.
GTCCCAGACGTTGCCTTTCTGATCAGGCGACTCGTGGGTGATGACCGGAATACCAGCCGCCTTTGCCCGGTCGAAGACCGGTTCGAGTGCCTTGGCGTCGTTCGGCACGACGCCGATTACACTCACCCTTTTGGCGATCAGGTCCTCAACCGCACGCACCTGCTGAGCCGGGTCAGCCGTGGTCGGCCCAACCATGTAAGCCTTCACGTGGTCTTCGGTTCCAGCTCTCTTGATGCCTTGTTCCATGGCGTTAAACCATGGGATACCGCCGATCTTGACCACGACGGCAATCTCCGGTTCGGCGGCTCGGAGCTGGGCATTGAACGTTGAACACAGAAAGAGCAGCGCTGAAAGGGCTGCATGTTTGGGGGTAACGCGCATTTTTGTTCCTTTGAGGGGGGGTAGAGTGACGGGGTATGTAAAGCTTTACCTAAGGCCAAACACGTTTCGTTTACAAGGCTGGACACGCGTTTTCTAAAACTTTTACCCTGACGGGCATCGTGCAGTGAATCACAGCCGCACCTTGAAAATCGGAATCAATCCGGCGCGGCAAAACACCAAGCGGCCCGGAGTCACGCCGGAGATCCGTTCACGGCGCGTTTGCACGCGCATGACCGATACGGCTTGGAGGCAGGTCCAAGGCGTAAACCAAGATGACAACCATGAAAATGCTTCCTCAGGCCGACCCCGTCGTGCCCGTGATTCCGGTAATGCCCACGAAGAGTGCAAACGCACTGCGCACCCTGCTCCCCAGCAACGAGGAGCGAAGGGCCGCGGGGCGCGCACTTCGAGACCGCATAAAACGCGGTGATCTCGGCCGGTGGCGACCCGCAGAAGGCCGCCCAGACCCGGTCCACCTCATCGAGCAATCAAACCTGGGACGCCTGGAGAGGCTGATCTCAGTGCGGATCAGCCGGATGCTGGCGTCGCCGTACGCCTTCCTGCGTGGCTCGGCCGCCCTGATGACTAACGACTTCGCGCATCTCCCCAGAACCGGGATTGAGCCGGTAATCTGTGGCGACGCACACCTCGGCAATTTCGGCTTCTACGCCTCCCCGGAACGCAACCTGGTGTTCGATCTGAACGATTTTGATGAGGCGCACCCCGGTCCTTGGGAATGGGATCTTTGGCGGCTGGCGACGAGCATCTGGGTAGCCGGTCGGCAGAACGGTCTGGCCGACGCCACCTGTGAGGACGCCGTGCTCTGGTGCGCGTCGGCTTACCGCCGGCAAATCGAGCGGCTGGCCGGGCAACCGCTGCTGGCCCGCTCCTTCGAGCGGATGGACATCGACCGCATGCGACAGGAGATGGCGGACTGGTCACTGCGGGCGGAAGTCGAACGGGCGGCAACTCTGGCCCGCCGGAGAACCACCGACCGGGCCCTGCCCAAGCTGACGGCCGAACACGACGGCGTACGGCACATCGTGGACCAGCCGCCCGTCGTGATGCACGTGTCTGATGACGAGAAGGAATGCCTCGTGGACGGCCTCCAGGCTTATCTGACAACCCTCCCACCCCACTGGGCCCGGGTGCTCAGTTCGTACGTCGTGGTCGACCTGGCCCTGAAGGTGGTCGGGGTCGGTAGTGTGGGCCTTCGATCGTTCGTGGCGCTGTTGCAGGGTAACGGGCCTCATGACCTGCTCTTTCTGCAAATGAAACAGGCCCGGCGTTCCTGCGTGGCAGAGTTCGTCCACGGCGCCACTGCGTGGCACGCGCATCAGGGCCAGCGGGTGGTGGAGTACCAGCAGACCCTGCAAACGGTCAGCGACCCGTTGCTGGGCTGGACCACGGTTGACCACCGTGACTATTACGTTCGGCAGTTCCGCGACATGAAGGGCGCAATCACCGTAGAGGGCATGGATGGCTCGGCGCTCATGGATTACGGTCGGATCTGCGGCGCCCTGCTTGCCAAAGGCCACGCCCGCACAACCGGCGCCACGATGTTGTCCGGTTATCTCGGCAAAGGAGACACTGCCGACCGGGCATTCGCGCGGTTTGCCCGCGCCTATGCGGATCAGACAGAGGCCGACCACCAGGCCCTCCAACGAGCCGTCAAGTCCGGCCGGTTACCCGCCGAACACGGGACCTAGCTTCGAACCCTGTCCCAAAACGTGTAACGCGCAGCCGGCCGGTTCGTTGGGGCTCATTGTTCCGCCGGAACAGAATGTGCCGTCTCCCGGTGAGCCGTTCGCGTTTGTCCAAAGAAATGTGTTGCGAATGCAAAACTTATTGACTGAGCCATATGCCGAATGTTTGCTGAGCATAGTTCTTAATTGTGCCTAGGGTTCCTCCGTATGAAAGTTCCTCCCTCACAACGCAAGTTCCTTTGTACCCACTGATGTTGTGCGAAGATTTGTGTGAATCCGGGCCCGACGATTTTTGTTCCGGCCGGACCCAAGTCGAACCGCACATTGAACCGGAAGGGGTACTGCTCTCCTTACCGGTGAGCGACTGTCCAAACCCCGGGTTAAGGTCGCCCAAGGCGAGCCAGCATCGCAAACTGACAAGTAGGGCCTGCCGGGTAAGGTGGTCCCGGTCAGCGCGATCGAAGATGGCGACCTGAGGCCGGAGAGGCCATGCCGGTGTGGCTTCCACCGGCGCGCTGGTTGCGTTCGCGGCTTCTGCAGCCTGCGCATGAGATAGTTCTTCTTCTGCTGAAACGAAGAGGCCGCCCGGAACTCCTGGAATTCTACCCGGAATCACTAACTAACGAATCGGCCGCTCCGGCTGCCGTAAAGGACATCTGATATGAAAGCCGCGCTGTTATACGAGTACGACACCAGCCTGGCCAGCCCCGACTACGTCAAGCTGGAAGAGGTGCCCGAACCCCGGCTGCTCAACGACACCGACGTGCTCGTCCGCATCGGCGGCGCCGGCGTCTGCCGCACCGACCTCCACGTCATCGAGGGCATCTGGCGCCAGAAGGTCGACGTCAAGCTGCCCTACGTCCTGGGCCACGAAAACGCCGGCTGGGTGGAGGAAGTCGGCAAGAGCGTCCACGGCCTCAAGAAGGGCGACCCGGTCATCTGCCACCCCCTCATTTCCAACTGCCACGCCCTGGAAGCCCGCCGCGGCCAGGACATGCACGTCGAGGGCAGCGAGTTTCCCGGCATCAACACCAACGGCGGCTACGCCGAGTTGTTGCGCACCGGTTGGAGCTCGCTGGTCAAGCTGCCCCAGACGCTGGCCCCCAAGGACGTCGCCCCCCAGGCCGATGCCGGCCTGACGGCTTACCACGCGGCCAAAAAGGCCGCCGCCCACCTCTTGCCCGGCCAGAAGGCCGTCGTCATCGGCGTGGGCGGCCTGGGCCACATCGGCATCCAGGCCTTGAGCGCCTTGTGCGCCGCAGAGATCATCGCCGTGGACCGCTCCGACCTGGCCCTCTCGCTGGCCAAAGAGTGCGGGGCCCACCACACCGTCAAAGCCGACGAACATGAAGTCGAGGCCATCCAGGCGCTCACCGGCGGCAAGGGCGCCGAGGCCGTCATCGACTTCGTCGGCGAAGGCAACGCCATCAACGTCGGGCTGGCCGTCACCCGCAACAACGGCGCTTACTACGTCGTGGGTTACGGCGGGGAGGTGCGCATTTCGACCCTCGACCTGATCACCAGCGAAAAGCGCATCATCGGCAACCTGGTGGGCACCTACACCGAGTTGGTGGAGCTCATGGAGTTAGCCGATCAAGGCAAGGTCCACCTGGCCACCAAGCATTACAAGCTCAGCGAGGCCAACCAGGCGCTCCACGACCTGCACGCCGGCAAGGTCAAAGGCCGGGCCGTGCTGGTGCCCTGAGCCAGCCGTTAACCCCAAACCCGTACGCACACGCACCCACCCACACCCCCCCTCCTTACCAGCATATGTTTACCACCAAGAACGGAGAGAACATCTTCGTCATCGACGCCCACATCGCCCTGTGGGATGGCAGCCCGGCCAACCAGCGCAACCGCCACGGCGAGGAATTCATCAACTGTTTCTACAACTACCACAAGATCAGCCCCAAGGAATACCTCTGGCCCCGCGACAAGTTCGAGCGCTACAGCGAAGAGGACCTCATCAAGGACATCTTTGAGGACGGCTACGCCGACATGGCCATCTTCCAGCCGGCCTACTTGGGGGAGTTCTATAAAGAGGGCTTCGGCAACCTCAAGCGCAACTGGGCGCTGACCCAGCAGCACCCCGACCGGCTGATCCACAACGGCTGGTGGGACCCGCGCAACGGCGAAGAGGGCCTGGAGCAGTTGGAACGGGAGGCCGAACTCTACAAGCTCAAAGGCGTCAAGCTTTACACCGCCGACTGGAACGGCAGCTCCAAGGGCTACAAGCTCTCCGACCCCTGGGCGCAGCGCTACCTGCAAAAGTCCATCGAGCTGGGCATCAAAAACATTCACGTCCACAAGGGCCCGACGATCCTGCCGCTCAACCGCGACGCCTTCGACGTGGCCGACGTCGATGACGCGGCCAGCAGCTTCCCCGAGCTCAACTTCATCGTCGAGCACGTGGGCCTGCCGCGGCTGGACGACTTTTGCTGGATCGCCACCCAGGAGCCCAACGTCTATGCGGGCCTGGCGGTGGCCAGCGCGCTGATCCACACCCGCAAGCGCTACTTTGCCGAGATCATGACCGAGTTGCTCTACTGGCTGGGGGCGGACCGCATCCTGTTCGGCAGCGACTACGCCATCTGGCAACCCAAATGGATCATCGAGCAGTTCATGGAGCTGGAGTTGACGGAGGACCTGGCCGCCGAGGCCAACCACACCCTGAGCCTGGAGGTCAAAAAGAAGATCATGGGCGAAAATGCCGCCCGGCTCTACGACATCAACATCGCCAAGCAGTGCGCGCGGCTGGGGCTGCCGGTCATCGAAGAACCCGTGGGCCAGGACGTCGGGGTGGGCGTGGGTTAAGGCCTATGGAGCCGGGGATGAAAGATCGGCCTGAGGACCGGGTGGAGCAGGTGCGGGCCGCCCTGGAGACGGTGACCGATCCGGAGATCGACGAATCGGTCACCTCGCTGG
Proteins encoded:
- a CDS encoding DUF2252 domain-containing protein, which encodes MLPQADPVVPVIPVMPTKSANALRTLLPSNEERRAAGRALRDRIKRGDLGRWRPAEGRPDPVHLIEQSNLGRLERLISVRISRMLASPYAFLRGSAALMTNDFAHLPRTGIEPVICGDAHLGNFGFYASPERNLVFDLNDFDEAHPGPWEWDLWRLATSIWVAGRQNGLADATCEDAVLWCASAYRRQIERLAGQPLLARSFERMDIDRMRQEMADWSLRAEVERAATLARRRTTDRALPKLTAEHDGVRHIVDQPPVVMHVSDDEKECLVDGLQAYLTTLPPHWARVLSSYVVVDLALKVVGVGSVGLRSFVALLQGNGPHDLLFLQMKQARRSCVAEFVHGATAWHAHQGQRVVEYQQTLQTVSDPLLGWTTVDHRDYYVRQFRDMKGAITVEGMDGSALMDYGRICGALLAKGHARTTGATMLSGYLGKGDTADRAFARFARAYADQTEADHQALQRAVKSGRLPAEHGT
- a CDS encoding NAD(P)-dependent alcohol dehydrogenase; translation: MKAALLYEYDTSLASPDYVKLEEVPEPRLLNDTDVLVRIGGAGVCRTDLHVIEGIWRQKVDVKLPYVLGHENAGWVEEVGKSVHGLKKGDPVICHPLISNCHALEARRGQDMHVEGSEFPGINTNGGYAELLRTGWSSLVKLPQTLAPKDVAPQADAGLTAYHAAKKAAAHLLPGQKAVVIGVGGLGHIGIQALSALCAAEIIAVDRSDLALSLAKECGAHHTVKADEHEVEAIQALTGGKGAEAVIDFVGEGNAINVGLAVTRNNGAYYVVGYGGEVRISTLDLITSEKRIIGNLVGTYTELVELMELADQGKVHLATKHYKLSEANQALHDLHAGKVKGRAVLVP
- a CDS encoding amidohydrolase; translated protein: MFTTKNGENIFVIDAHIALWDGSPANQRNRHGEEFINCFYNYHKISPKEYLWPRDKFERYSEEDLIKDIFEDGYADMAIFQPAYLGEFYKEGFGNLKRNWALTQQHPDRLIHNGWWDPRNGEEGLEQLEREAELYKLKGVKLYTADWNGSSKGYKLSDPWAQRYLQKSIELGIKNIHVHKGPTILPLNRDAFDVADVDDAASSFPELNFIVEHVGLPRLDDFCWIATQEPNVYAGLAVASALIHTRKRYFAEIMTELLYWLGADRILFGSDYAIWQPKWIIEQFMELELTEDLAAEANHTLSLEVKKKIMGENAARLYDINIAKQCARLGLPVIEEPVGQDVGVGVG